In Fundulus heteroclitus isolate FHET01 chromosome 17, MU-UCD_Fhet_4.1, whole genome shotgun sequence, the following are encoded in one genomic region:
- the LOC105931150 gene encoding zinc finger protein 184 isoform X2 — translation MATLKSKQKILDPSLPLPALRLLVPPLQLLSAAMWHVVKQKDVKSYWKLQEFVCMVTEAVPGLINQQQRAQLLLGLRARLILELCKGSPLEVKTQEIQSYLERLPASSANTDCTDAEVKTTESTFIALVQSLLKDPAERAYFFQEVFPAEYGQQFDAALQVLLWELLSKLEKLLPVPDLKQTTAWFIAAPPVLDECVQWPSEELSSVFQHYRSLGLLKTAYGPCSSIGSCIMSALSVPPSQKTSLSFGPQSVHDYADPLTRIALAEAGQCGVVAFYTEVEVRASDPHAESSAIQVQTECYEEEIVALSADASGGGGEEEEEEAFSFGVEESGEAAGVAKALETLTKTFGLRKEVLGIETSDNLETRKQTQRTAADDAEVLRDFQPDAVESLPESNTDPKENCEEISEASASQEPDVPTSTGPRAKRMDEDTRTPGETDDAPKMRSADVIFAPSVVAVKGTDKDETTSIIFTCSRCPFHVSDDGGPPHFHMQSVRTEEYRRFTGERFTPSACRSDEIFTSIKLFPKGDAERTLPDAQAHGRRRSLTCEMCGKTFTRTSDVRRHQLTHTGERPFRCSRCDRTFQHSWDLAKHEGKHDGAAAVSFPCRACGASFANLRALTLHHKKSHAEASRLPHICSICGRSFPTSGELLEHRTSHAAAARYVCQQCGGCFDTLLARSQHRRAHQAKRRFKCPHCEKTYTRRSDVKRHLSTHTGERPYQCDQCSKRFSVRFMLVKHLRVHTGERPFQCSHCPKRFTLASVLARHERMHTGEKPFLCSQCGKGFLSQGELSKHHRSHLDDRPYPCPRCDKRFKSKKTQQEHTASHSGARPYPCAHCGKGFSKPYALTRHNLIHTGERPFPCGHCEKSFLTPGEAQLHRRIHTGERPYPCGACEQKFKSSSELARHKRSHSGLRREKPACERCGTTFTSKAKLKKHMEAHAEAADLSRNPLQ, via the exons ACCCAAGCCTGCCCTTGCCAGCCCTTCGCCTCCTGGTGCCCCCTTTGCAGCTACTCTCGGCTGCCATGTGGCATGTGGTGAAGCAGAAGGATGTGAAGAGCTACTGGAAGCTGCAGGAGTTTGTATGCATGGTGACAGAAGCGGTGCCCGGCCTGATCAACCAGCAACAGAGAGCGCAGCTCCTCCTCGGCCTAAGAGCTAGG TTGATTCTGGAGCTGTGCAAAGGCTCTCCTCTAGAAGTCAAAACCCAAGAAATCCAGAGCTACTTGGAGAGACTGCCGGCTAGTTCTGCAAACACAGAT TGCACGGACGCAGAGGTGAAAACGACAGAGTCGACTTTTATTGCACTCGTGCAGAGCTTGCTAAAAGATCCGGCAGAGAGGGCCTATTTCTTTCAG GAAGTGTTTCCTGCCGAATATGGGCAACAGTTCGACGCGGCGCTCCAGGTGTTGTTGTGGGAGCTGCTCTCAAAGCTGGAAAAGCTGCTTCCAGTACCAGACCTCAAGCAG ACGACCGCCTGGTTCATCGCCGCTCCGCCTGTTTTGGATGAGTGTGTCCAGTGGCCATCAGAGGAGCTGAGCTCCGTCTTCCAGCACTACAGAAGCTTAGGACTACTGAAGACCGCCT ATGGGCCGTGTTCTTCCATCGGGAGCTGCATCATGTCTGCTCTGTCGGTTCCTCCCTCGCAGAAGACAAGCCTGTCGTTCGGACCGCAGTCCGTCCACGACTACGCGGACCCGCTGACCCGCATCGCCCTGGCGGAGGCGGGCCAGTGCGGCGTCGTGGCCTTCTACACCGAGGTGGAAGTCAGAGCGTCTGATCCGCACGCGGAGTCGTCCGCGATTCAAGTTCAGACGGAGTGTTATGAGGAGGAAATAGTGGCTTTGAGTGCAGATGCCTCCGGCGGAGgcggcgaggaggaggaggaggaggcctttAGCTTCGGCGTGGAGGAATCAGGTGAAGCTGCGGGCGTCGCTAAGGCGTTGGAAACTTTAACCAAAACCTTTGGGTTGAGGAAGGAGGTGCTGGGAATTGAGACGAGCGACAATCTCGAAACAAGAAAGCAGACCCAGAGGACAGCAGCAGACGATGCAGAGGTGCTGCGTGATTTCCAGCCAGACGCTGTGGAGTCTCTTCCAGAGTCTAATACAGACCCGAAGGAAAACTGCGAGGAAATCAGTGAAGCCTCTGCGTCGCAGGAGCCAGACGTTCCCACATCCACGGGTCCACGGGCCAAGAGGATGGACGAGGATACGAGGACGCCAGGAGAAACGGACGACGCTCCAAAAAT GAGGTCAGCTGACGTGATCTTTGCCCCGTCTGTGGTTGCAGTCAAAGGAACAGACAAAG ATGAGACGACGTCAATCATTTTCACCTGCTCCCGGTGCCCCTTCCACGTCTCGGACGACGGCGGCCCGCCTCACTTCCACATGCAGAGCGTGCGCACCGAGGAGTACAGGAGGTTCACCGGGGAGAGGTTCACGCCGTCCGCCTGCCGCTCTGATGAAATATTTACCTCCATCAAGCTTTTCCCTAAAGGAGACGCCGAGCGAACGCTTCCCGACGCTCAGGCCCACGGCAGACGGAGGTCCCTGACGTGCGAAATGTGCGGGAAGACGTTCACCCGCACGTCGGACGTGAGACGGCACCAGCTCACGCACACCGGGGAGAGGCCGTTCCGCTGCTCGCGGTGCGACCGCACCTTCCAGCACTCCTGGGACCTGGCGAAGCACGAGGGCAAGCACGACGGCGCCGCCGCCGTCTCCTTCCCCTGCCGGGCGTGCGGCGCCTCCTTCGCCAACCTGAGGGCGCTGACCCTCCACCACAAGAAGTCCCACGCGGAGGCGAGCCGGCTGCCTCACATCTGCTCCATCTGCGGCCGGAGCTTCCCCACCAGCGGCGAGCTGctggagcacaggacgtcccACGCCGCCGCGGCGCGCTACGTCTGCCAGCAGTGCGGCGGCTGCTTCGACACGCTGCTCGCCCGCTCCCAGCACAGGCGGGCGCACCAGGCGAAGCGGCGGTTCAAATGCCCGCACTGCGAGAAGACGTACACCCGCAGGTCGGACGTGAAGAGGCATTTGTCCACGCACACCGGGGAGCGGCCTTACCAGTGCGACCAGTGCAGCAAGCGCTTCTCGGTGCGCTTCATGCTGGTGAAGCACCTGCGGGTCCACACGGGGGAGCGGCCCTTCCAGTGCTCCCACTGCCCCAAGAGGTTCACGCTGGCGTCGGTGCTGGCCCGCCACGAGCGGATGCACACGGGGGAGAAGCCGTTCCTCTGTTCGCAGTGCGGGAAGGGGTTCCTATCGCAGGGCGAGCTCTCCAAACACCACAGGTCGCACCTGGACGACAGGCCCTACCCCTGCCCTCGCTGTGACAAGCGATTCAAGAGCAAGAAGACCCAGCAGGAGCACACCGCCTCCCACAGCGGCGCCCGGCCGTACCCGTGCGCCCACTGCGGGAAGGGCTTCTCCAAGCCGTACGCTCTGACCAGACACAACCTCATCCACACCGGGGAGCGGCCGTTCCCCTGCGGACACTGCGAGAAGTCCTTCCTGACGCCCGGCGAGGCTCAGCTGCACCGCAGGATCCACACGGGCGAGAGGCCGTACCCGTGCGGCGCCTGCGAGCAGAAGTTCAAGAGCTCGTCGGAGCTGGCGCGCCACAAGCGCAGCCACTCCGGGCTGCGGAGGGAGAAGCCGGCCTGCGAGCGGTGCGGGACGACCTTCACGTCAAAGGCCAAGCTGAAGAAACACATGGAGGCGCATGCAGAAGCTGCTGACCTCAGCAGGAATCCATTGCAATGA
- the LOC105931150 gene encoding zinc finger protein 184 isoform X1: protein MATLKSKQKILDPSLPLPALRLLVPPLQLLSAAMWHVVKQKDVKSYWKLQEFVCMVTEAVPGLINQQQRAQLLLGLRARLILELCKGSPLEVKTQEIQSYLERLPASSANTDQCTDAEVKTTESTFIALVQSLLKDPAERAYFFQEVFPAEYGQQFDAALQVLLWELLSKLEKLLPVPDLKQTTAWFIAAPPVLDECVQWPSEELSSVFQHYRSLGLLKTAYGPCSSIGSCIMSALSVPPSQKTSLSFGPQSVHDYADPLTRIALAEAGQCGVVAFYTEVEVRASDPHAESSAIQVQTECYEEEIVALSADASGGGGEEEEEEAFSFGVEESGEAAGVAKALETLTKTFGLRKEVLGIETSDNLETRKQTQRTAADDAEVLRDFQPDAVESLPESNTDPKENCEEISEASASQEPDVPTSTGPRAKRMDEDTRTPGETDDAPKMRSADVIFAPSVVAVKGTDKDETTSIIFTCSRCPFHVSDDGGPPHFHMQSVRTEEYRRFTGERFTPSACRSDEIFTSIKLFPKGDAERTLPDAQAHGRRRSLTCEMCGKTFTRTSDVRRHQLTHTGERPFRCSRCDRTFQHSWDLAKHEGKHDGAAAVSFPCRACGASFANLRALTLHHKKSHAEASRLPHICSICGRSFPTSGELLEHRTSHAAAARYVCQQCGGCFDTLLARSQHRRAHQAKRRFKCPHCEKTYTRRSDVKRHLSTHTGERPYQCDQCSKRFSVRFMLVKHLRVHTGERPFQCSHCPKRFTLASVLARHERMHTGEKPFLCSQCGKGFLSQGELSKHHRSHLDDRPYPCPRCDKRFKSKKTQQEHTASHSGARPYPCAHCGKGFSKPYALTRHNLIHTGERPFPCGHCEKSFLTPGEAQLHRRIHTGERPYPCGACEQKFKSSSELARHKRSHSGLRREKPACERCGTTFTSKAKLKKHMEAHAEAADLSRNPLQ, encoded by the exons ACCCAAGCCTGCCCTTGCCAGCCCTTCGCCTCCTGGTGCCCCCTTTGCAGCTACTCTCGGCTGCCATGTGGCATGTGGTGAAGCAGAAGGATGTGAAGAGCTACTGGAAGCTGCAGGAGTTTGTATGCATGGTGACAGAAGCGGTGCCCGGCCTGATCAACCAGCAACAGAGAGCGCAGCTCCTCCTCGGCCTAAGAGCTAGG TTGATTCTGGAGCTGTGCAAAGGCTCTCCTCTAGAAGTCAAAACCCAAGAAATCCAGAGCTACTTGGAGAGACTGCCGGCTAGTTCTGCAAACACAGAT CAATGCACGGACGCAGAGGTGAAAACGACAGAGTCGACTTTTATTGCACTCGTGCAGAGCTTGCTAAAAGATCCGGCAGAGAGGGCCTATTTCTTTCAG GAAGTGTTTCCTGCCGAATATGGGCAACAGTTCGACGCGGCGCTCCAGGTGTTGTTGTGGGAGCTGCTCTCAAAGCTGGAAAAGCTGCTTCCAGTACCAGACCTCAAGCAG ACGACCGCCTGGTTCATCGCCGCTCCGCCTGTTTTGGATGAGTGTGTCCAGTGGCCATCAGAGGAGCTGAGCTCCGTCTTCCAGCACTACAGAAGCTTAGGACTACTGAAGACCGCCT ATGGGCCGTGTTCTTCCATCGGGAGCTGCATCATGTCTGCTCTGTCGGTTCCTCCCTCGCAGAAGACAAGCCTGTCGTTCGGACCGCAGTCCGTCCACGACTACGCGGACCCGCTGACCCGCATCGCCCTGGCGGAGGCGGGCCAGTGCGGCGTCGTGGCCTTCTACACCGAGGTGGAAGTCAGAGCGTCTGATCCGCACGCGGAGTCGTCCGCGATTCAAGTTCAGACGGAGTGTTATGAGGAGGAAATAGTGGCTTTGAGTGCAGATGCCTCCGGCGGAGgcggcgaggaggaggaggaggaggcctttAGCTTCGGCGTGGAGGAATCAGGTGAAGCTGCGGGCGTCGCTAAGGCGTTGGAAACTTTAACCAAAACCTTTGGGTTGAGGAAGGAGGTGCTGGGAATTGAGACGAGCGACAATCTCGAAACAAGAAAGCAGACCCAGAGGACAGCAGCAGACGATGCAGAGGTGCTGCGTGATTTCCAGCCAGACGCTGTGGAGTCTCTTCCAGAGTCTAATACAGACCCGAAGGAAAACTGCGAGGAAATCAGTGAAGCCTCTGCGTCGCAGGAGCCAGACGTTCCCACATCCACGGGTCCACGGGCCAAGAGGATGGACGAGGATACGAGGACGCCAGGAGAAACGGACGACGCTCCAAAAAT GAGGTCAGCTGACGTGATCTTTGCCCCGTCTGTGGTTGCAGTCAAAGGAACAGACAAAG ATGAGACGACGTCAATCATTTTCACCTGCTCCCGGTGCCCCTTCCACGTCTCGGACGACGGCGGCCCGCCTCACTTCCACATGCAGAGCGTGCGCACCGAGGAGTACAGGAGGTTCACCGGGGAGAGGTTCACGCCGTCCGCCTGCCGCTCTGATGAAATATTTACCTCCATCAAGCTTTTCCCTAAAGGAGACGCCGAGCGAACGCTTCCCGACGCTCAGGCCCACGGCAGACGGAGGTCCCTGACGTGCGAAATGTGCGGGAAGACGTTCACCCGCACGTCGGACGTGAGACGGCACCAGCTCACGCACACCGGGGAGAGGCCGTTCCGCTGCTCGCGGTGCGACCGCACCTTCCAGCACTCCTGGGACCTGGCGAAGCACGAGGGCAAGCACGACGGCGCCGCCGCCGTCTCCTTCCCCTGCCGGGCGTGCGGCGCCTCCTTCGCCAACCTGAGGGCGCTGACCCTCCACCACAAGAAGTCCCACGCGGAGGCGAGCCGGCTGCCTCACATCTGCTCCATCTGCGGCCGGAGCTTCCCCACCAGCGGCGAGCTGctggagcacaggacgtcccACGCCGCCGCGGCGCGCTACGTCTGCCAGCAGTGCGGCGGCTGCTTCGACACGCTGCTCGCCCGCTCCCAGCACAGGCGGGCGCACCAGGCGAAGCGGCGGTTCAAATGCCCGCACTGCGAGAAGACGTACACCCGCAGGTCGGACGTGAAGAGGCATTTGTCCACGCACACCGGGGAGCGGCCTTACCAGTGCGACCAGTGCAGCAAGCGCTTCTCGGTGCGCTTCATGCTGGTGAAGCACCTGCGGGTCCACACGGGGGAGCGGCCCTTCCAGTGCTCCCACTGCCCCAAGAGGTTCACGCTGGCGTCGGTGCTGGCCCGCCACGAGCGGATGCACACGGGGGAGAAGCCGTTCCTCTGTTCGCAGTGCGGGAAGGGGTTCCTATCGCAGGGCGAGCTCTCCAAACACCACAGGTCGCACCTGGACGACAGGCCCTACCCCTGCCCTCGCTGTGACAAGCGATTCAAGAGCAAGAAGACCCAGCAGGAGCACACCGCCTCCCACAGCGGCGCCCGGCCGTACCCGTGCGCCCACTGCGGGAAGGGCTTCTCCAAGCCGTACGCTCTGACCAGACACAACCTCATCCACACCGGGGAGCGGCCGTTCCCCTGCGGACACTGCGAGAAGTCCTTCCTGACGCCCGGCGAGGCTCAGCTGCACCGCAGGATCCACACGGGCGAGAGGCCGTACCCGTGCGGCGCCTGCGAGCAGAAGTTCAAGAGCTCGTCGGAGCTGGCGCGCCACAAGCGCAGCCACTCCGGGCTGCGGAGGGAGAAGCCGGCCTGCGAGCGGTGCGGGACGACCTTCACGTCAAAGGCCAAGCTGAAGAAACACATGGAGGCGCATGCAGAAGCTGCTGACCTCAGCAGGAATCCATTGCAATGA
- the LOC105931153 gene encoding tetraspanin-7 yields MSSALPYDSLSARPSPSRRALDWEREQLAVRRLSSPLGVNLLTPPPLPRRPSAIPGYLLPPYQDQEEQLHQHHQRLSLSVCSEASLAPPAPPPVGAAPPCCRQVGVMHLLRLGLLAFSCLFWAAGLAIFTLGVWAQISLADYMTLSANRYPNAPLILVSTGAAVTAWGFLGCLGVAANLPCVLRAYGFFQLATLVAGLAAGLSGLFYREDIAGGFRSGLQRAVAGYTEDEGRADALDSLQRALECCGAEGWRDWLSSDWAIQHMTFLPAENGTSVSLPDSCCVRRKGCRNRPLLSDDNDGVAAAGIHPHGCFRKVFSLVNDNVFHIAAAVLGLAFTQIGGIALACLLANKLAPRQHGRVVAH; encoded by the coding sequence ATGAGCTCGGCACTGCCTTACGACTCGCTGTCGGCCCGGCCGAGTCCCAGCAGAAGAGCTCTGGACTGGGAGCGGGAGCAGCTAGCCGTCAGGCGACTTTCCTCTCCGCTCGGAGTAAACTTGCTCACGCCTCCTCCGCTTCCCCGACGACCTTCCGCCATCCCGGGCTATCTGCTGCCTCCCTACCAAGACCAGGAGGAGCAGCTCCACCAGCATCACCAGCGTCTCTCCCTGTCCGTTTGCTCGGAAGCCTCCCTGGCGCCTCCCGCTCCTCCCCCGGTGGGTGCTGCCCCGCCGTGCTGCCGCCAAGTGGGAGTCATGCACCTCCTTCGGCTCGGCCTCCTGGCTTTCAGCTGCCTGTTCTGGGCGGCCGGGCTGGCCATCTTCACCCTGGGTGTTTGGGCGCAGATCTCCCTGGCAGACTACATGACGCTGTCGGCCAACCGCTACCCCAACGCCCCGCTCATCCTCGTCTCCACCGGCGCCGCCGTCACCGCCTGGGGTTTCCTGGGTTGCCTCGGCGTGGCTGCCAACCTGCCCTGCGTCCTGAGGGCCTACGGGTTCTTTCAGCTCGCCACGCTCGTCGCCGGACTGGCAGCCGGACTCTCGGGCCTCTTCTACCGCGAAGACATCGCCGGGGGATTTCGCAGTGGCTTGCAGCGAGCCGTGGCGGGCTACACGGAGGACGAGGGCCGCGCCGACGCCCTAGACAGCCTGCAGAGGGCCTTGGAGTGCTGCGGCGCCGAGGGCTGGCGCGACTGGCTCAGTTCGGACTGGGCCATCCAGCACATGACTTTCCTCCCCGCCGAGAACGGCACCTCGGTCTCCCTGCCAGACAGCTGCTGCGTGAGGCGCAAGGGCTGCAGGAATCGGCCGCTGCTGTCGGACGACAACGACGGAGTGGCCGCCGCGGGAATCCACCCCCACGGCTGCTTCCGGAAGGTCTTCAGCCTGGTCAACGACAACGTCTTCCACATCGCGGCCGCCGTGTTGGGGCTGGCCTTCACGCAGATCGGAGGCATCGCCCTGGCTTGTCTTCTGGCCAACAAGCTGGCGCCCAGGCAGCACGGCCGGGTGGTGGCCCACTGA
- the def6c gene encoding differentially expressed in FDCP 6 homolog, with translation MDLKSELLKSIWYAFTSLDVERCGKVSKSQLKVLSHNLYTVLNIPHDPVALEEHFQDDDDGPVSNHGYMPYLNKYILDKVKEGMFDKERFDDLCWMMTMKKNFNMMSHKLVVSERDCFKLFCLFNLLSEDSYPLVMITEEVEYLLKKISTAMSQEWDGKPLEDLISQDPTVQEEGMSVWTFLEHMSTGRLLRVVSAEAFSLALDEVFLEMYHNVLKRGYMWKKGHMRRNWTERWFVLRPSSMAYYVSEDLKDKRGEIRLDKSCVVEPVPDREGKRCLFCVKTHNKTYEMSASDQRQKVEWTQAIQTALRLQREGKTSLHQELKLKRRVQREHSHRERSRSARSSCSSRSSQSDDSNFQEMERMEREKQDLEIETIIQHARELEIRRREAEERERRKQKEVQMDLERQLKEAEMMRDSMQAEIQEKERKAEQQKKRIQELELTQQKLEAALNMEIQARLEEERARQELERLLEAEEEKRRQFQILQEQEKILESFSSTREASNGTAEETTPSALYSASLELQNLQASRQRSHQHLEEMQERLRNASQHVRHWNVQLNRLMTPISPAERLESRLQSKNTCPKKEGALASNEFICKYKIRNEQNNRLREDETEELQLQLDGTCLSEESGC, from the exons ATGGACCTTAAATCCGAACTTCTCAAGTCGATCTGGTACGCTTTCACATCGCTGGACGTGGAGAGGTGCGGGAAGGTCTCCAAATCTCAGTTAAAG gTCCTTTCCCATAACCTGTACACGGTTCTGAACATCCCACATGACCCGGTTGCCCTGGAGGAGCACTTCCAGGATGACGACGACGGGCCGGTTTCTAACCACGGCTACATGCCCTACCTCAACAAATACATCCTGGATAAG GTGAAAGAGGGGATGTTCGACAAAGAAAGGTTTGACGACCTGTGCTGGATGATGACCATGAAGAAGAACTTCAACATGATGTCGCACAAGTTGGTGGTGTCAGAGAGAGATTGCTTCAAGCTCTTCTGTTTGTTCAACCTGCTGTCTGAGGACAGCTACCCACTGGTGATGATCACAGAGGAG gTGGAGTATCTCCTCAAGAAAATCTCCACAGCGATGAGCCAGGAGTGGGACGGGAAGCCCTTAGAAGACCTTATTTCTCAGGATCCCACTGTGCAGGAAGAAGGCATGTCTGTGTGGACGTTCCTGGAGCACATGAGCACGGGCCGGCTGCTGAGGGTCGTCAGCGCCGAGGCCTTCAGCTTGGCTTTGGACGAGGTCTTCCTCGAGATGTATCACAATGTCCTCAAGCGG GGCTACATGTGGAAAAAGGGCCACATGCGCAGGAACTGGACCGAGCGCTGGTTCGTGCTGAGGCCCTCCTCCATGGCCTACTATGTCAGCGAGGACTTAAAAGACAAGCGAGGGGAAATTCGGCTGGATAAGAGCTGCGTTGTGGAG CCGGTTCCAGACAGGGAGGGCAAGCGCTGCCTGTTCTGCGTGAAAACGCACAATAAAACCTACGAGATGAGCGCTTCTGACCAGAGGCAGAAGGTGGAGTGGACTCAAG CCATTCAAACAGCCCTCCGTCTTCAGCGGGAGGGGAAAACCTCCCTTCACCAGGAGCTCAAGCTGAAACGGCGCGTCCAGCGGGAACACAGCCACCGGGAGCGCAGCCGGAGCGCCcggagcagctgcagcagccggAGCAGCCAGTCGGACGACTCCAACTTCCAAGAgatggagaggatggagagagAGAAGCAGGATTTGGAAATTGAAACCATCATTCAG CATGCGCGAGAGTTGGAAATTCGCAGAAGGGAGgcggaggagagggagaggaggaaacAGAAGGAGGTGCAGATGGATCTGGAGAGACAGCTGAAAGAGGCTGAGATG ATGAGGGACAGCATGCAGGCCGAGATCCaggagaaggagaggaaggcCGAGCAGCAGAAGAAACGGATCCAGGAGCTGGAGCTGACGCAGCAgaagctggaagcagcgctcAACATGGAGATCCAGGCTCGGCTGGAGGAGGAGCGCGCCCGACAGGAGCTGGAGAG GTTGCTGGAGGCcgaagaggagaagaggaggcaGTTTCAGATCCTCCAGGAGCAGGAGAAGATCTTAGAGAGCTTCAGCTCCACACGGGAAGCCTCAAACGGGACAGCAGAGGAGACGACCCCGTCGGCCCTCTACTCGGCCTCGCTGGAGCTTCAGAACTTGCAGGCGTCCCGTCAGAGGAGCCATCAGCACCTTGAG GAGATGCAGGAGAGGCTGAGAAATGCCAGTCAGCACGTACGGCACTGGAACGTCCAGCTGAACCGCCTGATGACGCCTATCTCTCCTGCAG AGCGCTTGGAAAGTCGCCTTCAGTCGAAAAACACCTGTCCCAAAAAGGAAGGAGCGCTGGCCAGTAACGAGTTCATCTGTAAATACAAGATAAGGAATGAACAGAACAACAGGCTACGGGAAGACGAGACTGAAGAACTGCAGTTGCAACTGGACGGCACCTGCCTGTCAGAGGAATCGGGGTGTTAA